The Piliocolobus tephrosceles isolate RC106 chromosome 2, ASM277652v3, whole genome shotgun sequence genome window below encodes:
- the LOC111528796 gene encoding interferon-induced transmembrane protein 3, producing the protein MNHTVQTVFSPVNSGQPPSYEMLKEEHKVAVLGEPHNPAPPTSTVIHIRSETSVPDHVVWSLFNTLFMNPCCLGFIAFAYSVKSRDRKMVGDLTGAQAYASTAKCLNIWTLILGILMTILLIVIPVLIYQAHR; encoded by the coding sequence ATGAACCACACGGTCCAAACCGTCTTCTCTCCTGTCAATAGCGGCCAGCCCCCCAGCTATGAGATGCTGAAGGAAGAGCACAAGGTGGCTGTGCTGGGGGAGCCCCACAACCCTGCTCCCCCGACGTCCACTGTGATCCACATCCGCAGCGAGACCTCCGTGCCCGACCATGTCGTCTGGTCCCTGTTCAACACCCTTTTCATGAACCCCTGCTGCCTGGGCTTCATAGCATTCGCCTACTCTGTGAAGTCTAGGGACAGGAAGATGGTTGGCGACCTGACTGGGGCCCAGGCCTATGCCTCCACCGCCAAGTGCCTAAACATCTGGACCCTGATTTTGGGCATCCTCATGACCATTCTGCTCATTGTCATCCCAGTATTGATCTACCAAGCCCATCGATAG